TGACAAGAGTGCATGATTCTTAGTTTCACCTTTTTTATAAGCACGAGGCTTACCATCTTCTAAACAACAAATAATGAGGTCATAATACTTCGAGGGATTAGATATTCCAGCTTGGAGATCTTTTCTTGCCAGCCTTTTAAGCTGATGACTCAATTGATCCGATACTTCCAGCCCCTTGTTGCTCGTCAAGTTTTCAATACCTACCTGAGCATTACAAGCAATCATTGCCTCCATTAACGAGGCTTTGTCAAGCATGCAAGCCGTCGAAGAGCAAAGTGGAGAATACTTTCCCCATGAACCACCCTTCGATCCATTGTAAGTATTCAAACCTCCAAGACTATTGGCTTTCATCTCATAACCTTCGCAAATCCCCATTGGAGCAAGCGAGTTTTTCAGCGGTGTGATCCAATTAAAGTCAACGGACCAATCAGTCCCCCATCCCTCATAAAGGAGTGTTTTTGATGCCTTAATTTCTGCGATTGAAATTCCAGACGCCATGGAATGAGTCATGCTGTAGTTTCCAGCTCCAGAATCAAACTGTGTGATTCTGGTCAACTGACCCATCTCATTCAGTGTTTCCGAAATCTGCAGAGGGTCTGAATAAGGAAGAGATAATTCCATCAACTTCTGGACCTCAACAAATCCGAAACAAAGACTGTCGACTTACTTGCCGTCTCAATCGTTTCCTCGGGACTTTGGGAAAAAGTTCTAAAATACAATCGTTCGAAGGCATTCCAATTTTTAAATCCATAATATTCAGCATTGTTTTTCATCGTGAAATAACGCAGACCTTTTGGAACATGTGAATTCAAATATGATTTTTTAACTTGTTCAAGCCTGATACTCTTAATCAATTCGAGGATGCTCATATCAAAATTTGACCGGCACACCTCGCTCAATGACTTCTCTTCTGAATTCAGGAATTTTGTAATCTCCCCAATCCTCAAGGGAGGCAAGCCCAATCGATCTTCGTGCAACAACTTAACGAGATCCTCAATCAGATCAGTTTGGTCAGATCGTTCCGTGATGAGATTTTCATGATCAGAAGATTCTTCAAGCGTTGCAATCGCCAGATCGTAAAAAGCCTGCCCACATTTCAGTCCAAACTCAAAATGCTGTTCAAACAGACGCCTTAATTGATGAGTGCACTCACTCTCAGTATCAATTCCGATGCACTCTTCCAAACGAGCATAAGCGTTATAGGCATTCATTTGATCAATCTGATCCTTTAATTTTTCCCACTTCAAGCTCATACAGCACAACACTGTATTAGCACCAACAATGTCCCAAGTATTGCCACCCGCTTTATTCAAGCGGTTGAATCCTGCAATACTTGGGCTGCGCATCTTATGGCCGCCGATAATTGTACTGGAAACCGACTTCGTATCTTGCCCTCTAATCCAGCAGAATGCCACTGAATTCTGATTAGCATCCTCTTCGTAAAGCAACGTCTGATTCGACTTAAAGACCTCTAAGTGGACATTCTTAATTGGCGCGCAAATTGAACTTGTTAGAAGTTCTCCTTTACTCAACTGAGTAACATTACAAGAGAAATTAGACTTTGAAAAATATTCAGCGTAATGGTTCTGGCAATGCATTTCCATGCCAAGCAAATCGCCAAACACATATTCTTTTGCCTTTCTTGCCTTCATGTCTAACCGTAAGCTATTCAAACAAATTTCATTGAGATAAATCTATAATGAAGATCTTGAATCGTCAATCATTGAGTCAACTTTGAAATCAAGCCAGAGCAAATAGAAGACGCGACCTCAGCAAGCAACCCATGCGTTACAGTTGTTAAGAACAGGGCTTTAGGAGAAAGGACGCTTGCAGACGATCTGAAGCCACAACGCAAGAGCAGAATTCATAAATGCGAACTGACGCCAGTAATAACTGTAATTTTACGATTAGCCATCCATTGGATTCGCTTTTCCAAGTAAAGATATAGAAGAAGCCATCATTCGATGAGCAAGGCAGCATTACACGCTTTCATCGACAGAGCCAGAGCCGATCAATCGTTCAGAGATCAATTGTCGGAGCTCGGGCCTCAAGAGATCATTGATTTTGCAGCTCAAAGCGGCTTTGTCTTTTCCGACGAAATCAAGGGTCGCTTTATCAATCGCTGGGCTGGTGTTTATTTCTGCCCACAGGCCATCGAAGTGGGCATTCTTTGCCCTGGGTTAGTGCCAGAAGGGTATAAAAACCTTATCCACTATGCACAATCAACTTGCAGTTCATCTGAATTAAAAGAAGAAGAGCACGATTTCAGATCCGGCAAAAAATACTAAATAGCCGCATTCTTTAATAAGGCCCAGCGATACAATCTATTCATTCATCACAAGCAGATCATTGCTAATGGTCTGCTTGTTCTGGTCGCTTGTTATTTAGACGAAAACCACAATTGCCATGTTCAAAGCGTTGAACTTCGCCGATTGCGAATACTGAAGTGCTCTTAAAGCTGTTGATTATGAGCCAAGCGCTGTCCTTGATGCTGCAGTGTCTTTCCTGAAGAACAAGCAGCAAAAAGCCCCCTCGTGAGAGGGGGCTTTCCGATTCAGCTAAAGCTGAATCTCTTGGAGACTTCAGCCTCAGCCGATCGCGGGAGCTTGCAGAGCCACAGGAGTGGACTCAACAGCAGCCAGGTCGAGGGGGAAGTTGTGAGCGTTGCGCTCGTGCATGACTTCCATGCCGAGGTTGGCGCGGTTCAGCACATCAGCCCAGGTGTTCAGGACGCGGCCCTGACCATCAAGGATGGACTGGTTGAAGTTGAAACCGTTCAGGTTGAACGCCATGGTGCTGATGCCCATGGAGGTGAACCAGATGCCGACAACGGGCCAGGCAGCCAGGAAGAAGTGCAGGCTACGGCTGTTGTTGAACGACGCGTATTGGAAGATCAGGCGACCGAAGTAACCGTGGGCAGCCACGATGTTGTAGGTCTCTTCCTCTTGGCCGAACTTGTAGCCGTAGTTCTGGGACTCGCTCTCGGTTGTTTCACGAACCAAGGAGGAGGTCACCAGTGAACCGTGCATGGCGGAGAACAGTGAACCACCGAAGACGCCAGCCACACCAAGCATGTGGAAGGGGTGCATCAGGATGTTGTGCTCGGCCTGGAACACCAACATGAAGTTGAAGGTGCCGGAGATGCCCAGGGGCATGCCGTCAGAGAAGGAACCCTGACCGAAGGGGTACACCAGGAACACAGCGAAGGCTGCAGACAGCGGTGCGCTGTAAGCAACGCAGATCCAGGGGCGCATGCCGAGGCGGTAGGAGAGTTCCCACTGACGCCCCATGTAGGCGGAGATGCCGATCAGAAAGTGGAAGACAACCAGCTGGTAAGGACCGCCGTTGTACAGCCACTCGTCGAGAGAGGCAGCTTCCCAGATGGGATAGAAGTGAAGGCCGATGGCATTCGAGGAGGGAACAACAGCACCAGAGATGATGTTGTTGCCGTAGATCAGGGAGCCAGCAACGGGCTCACGGATGCCGTCGATGTCGACCGCGGGAGCGGCGATGAAGGCGATGATGAAGCAGACGGTGGCTGCAAGCAGACAGGGAATCATCAGCACACCGAACCAACCCACATAAATGCGGTTATTGGTGTCGGTGACCCACTGACAGAAATTTTCCCAACTGCCGCGGCGCCCGCTGCGGATTGCAGTAGCCATGAAAGGAATGAGAACGGATTTGAACCAGGCCTTCCAATTGGTCGGACAAGATTCGAACCAAGGCTATGGACATGTCGACAGATGACCTGGCAATCACATCATTCGAGTCAACTCGCAGCATTCATTCATGACGGCTTCATGAAGGCTTCATGAAGAAGTCTGAAGCAATTCAGCTCGAGCCGATTGAGGTCGCCCAAATCATGCGGGGGTGCAGCTGTTGCGTTCCTGAATCCATTCACGGGCCTGCTGGGCGAACCCAGCGAGGTTGAGGCGCTCCTGCTCTGCAGCACGTGCCACCAGCAGCGGAGCCTGTCGCTTCAGCTCCTCCAGATCGGGCTCAGCGACGCCGGCATTCAGAGCCATCCAGTCGGCCATGGAAACGCCCACCACGCGGGTGAGGTAAGCAGCACTCAATCCCTGCATGGCACCTGCGGCGATCCAGCTGGCCCCATCAAGCTTGGCCAGCCCAAGCAGCGCCTGGCCGCTCAACTCCACAACACCCTGCGCCAAAGCGGCGCTGCCCAGCTGCCGGGCGACCACCTGCAGCACCTCGGGACTCCATGGACAGCTCCAGATCGTGGCCATCTCCTTCACCATCAAGCCATTGCCCACGGCAACAGCCAACAGATCAACAGAAGGAACCGGTGAAGCGATGACAACGCCAGCGACAATCCACTGACTGCGCTGCAGCAGCAGGCGGAATCTCTCTCTTCGCAGCGTTTCAAGATCAGCTTGCCAGCGCCGATGCAGGTTGTTGAGCAAGCGTTGACGCGTGCCCTCTCGAACCCGTTCCGCACGCATCAGCTGTTGACGAACAGGCTGGAGCACACCTCGCAATTCGATGGCTTCACCAGACCAAGGAAGCAGGCACTGGTGCCATCGCTCCGGCAATTGACAGCGCAAAGCCTCCAGATGGTCTTCAGCAGACCTGTCAACTGAGGAGCGCAGCAGCAGCCAAACAGGGCGATCCGCAGGCAGCTGGTCCAACCAGAGCAGATCTGCAGCACGCAGAGGCAGGGGTAGCACATGCAACAGCACATCCAGCTCCTGCAGATCATCAGGCCAGCTCCAAGAAGTGGATGTCACCGGCAGGGGATTCGCCAGGCAGAGATCGAGCGAGGCCGCGCCCGCCAACGCTTGCTGCAACTGAACCGTGGCGGGCACACCGGATCCCTCAGTGGCCACCACACCCACACTGAGCGGGACATCAAAGCCTTCGATGCGCCGCAACTCCTTTTCCCGGGGAGCACGCAATCCCTGCAGTTCCAGCACCACCTCAAGCTCCTCGAACTGATTCAGCACCAGCTCGCAGCGCTCAATCCAACCTTTGAGGGATGCCGGCTCACGAAAACGGGGTTGCTTTGGAGGCCTGGACAACCACCACAGGCCTGCAACAGCAGCAACACCCAGCCCACCCCCAGGTACATGCACCACATCCGACAGCAGCCACTGACCGGTTCCGATCACGCCGACAGACAGCAGGACTCGCCTGATCACACCGGACGTCATGGTTCCATCACCCAGTGATAGGGAGCGGATCAATTGGACCGGGAACTGCACTGGGATCCTCCAGATCTGGCCTTCTTAGCTCACCTCCAGTGATACAGCCCAGAGAATCCGCCGCCTGCAATCGATCAACAAGTCGACTTGCCTCGCTCACAGGAAACCGGCAAAGGGGGGCGAGCCGCTGGTGTCGACCGCAGGCGATCAGGTCAAAGCTGTTGGAAACGAATCAAGTCACTGTCAGAAGAGCGGTGATGCGTCACACTTGCGCCTGACTCCAGGCCCCAGGCCATGACTGATTCCTACAGCGATTCCCGCCACCAGGGCGGACAGGGTGACAACGGCCGCGATGGCGGTCGTGGAGGCCGCGGAGGACGCGGCCAGGGCAACCGTGAGGGCGGTGGCTTCAGAATCAGGCTGAGCGACAACGAAATGCGCTCCGCACGTGCGCTGCAGGAGGCCTTAAATCTCCGCTCAACCGTTGCGGTACTCGGCTTTGCAGTGCGCACACTCGGCCAGATGCTCGAAGAGGGGAAGCTGGAAGAACTGGTGGCAGCGCAACGCGCCCAGGGCAACCAGGGCAACCGAGGCGGCGGCCGGCGTGATGATGACCGTGGCGGACGCCGTGACAATCGCGGAGACGGTGGTCGCGGATCAAGACCAGATCCCTTCGCGCGCCCTGCCAAACCCCAGCCCCCCGCTCCAGAGCCCGAGCCTGAAGAACCTGCCGAAACAGCAGAGGCTGCTGCTGAAGCCGACTCAACTCCTGAACAAGCAGCAGGAGATGACAGCGCAAACCAGGACAGCACAACAGAGGCCTGATTGATGGGGCTGCCTCGTGTTCTTTCGGGCGTCCAGCCGACGGGCGCCCTTCATCTGGGCAACTGGCTGGGAGCGATCCGCAACTGGGTTGATCTTCAGAAGGATCACGACACGTTTTTCTGTGTCGTCGATCTCCATGCCATCACGGTTCCTCACGATCCGGATCGCTTGGCCCAGGACACCCTCAGCACTGCAGCGCTGTATTTGGCCTGTGGACTGGATCCCGAGCGCTCCACTGTTTTTGTTCAGAGCCAGGTCGCTGCCCACAGCGAGCTCTGCTGGCTACTGAACTGCGTCACGCCTCTGAATTGGCTGGAACGGATGATCCAGTTCAAGGAAAAGGCGGTCAAGCAAGGCGACAACGTGTCGGTGGGCTTGCTCGATTACCCCGTGCTGATGGCCGCCGACATCCTTTTATATGACGCAGACCTGGTTCCGGTCGGCGAAGACCAGAAGCAGCACCTGGAACTGGCCCGCGACATCGCACAACAGCGCATCAATGCCCGCTTCGGCAAAGCTGAGACCCCCGTACTCAAGGTTCCTAAACCACTGATCCTCAAGGAGGGCGCCAGGGTCATGAGCCTGACGGATGGCCGCAGCAAAATGAGCAAGAGCGATCCCAATGAAGGCAGTCGCATCTCCCTGCTGGACCCTCCGGAGCTGATTGCCAAAAAAGTCAAACGGGCCAAAACAGACCCTGAGCGTGGCCTGGAATTTGACAATCCCGACCGTCCCGAAACCGACAACCTGCTTGGGCTCTACGCCATTCTCAGCGGCAAGGGGCGCGATGTCGTCGCTAAGGAGTGCACCGAGATGGGTTGGGGGCAGTTCAAACCCCTGCTGGCAGAAGCCACGATTGCCGCTCTTGAGCCGATTCAGGAGCGCTACCGCTTACTGATGGACGACCGCGCCCAGCTGGAAACGGTCCTACAAAAAGGACGCGAACGGGCCAGCGCCGTGGCTGACTCCACGGTCAGACGAACGCGGGATGCCATGGGATTCCTCAGCGCCAGCTGATCAGTCCCAAAGCAATTAAAAAGCTTCGCTAATACTTAAAGCTCGATGAGAGCACCCAGCGCATCAAAGAGCACTCAGACAAGGGGTTGCACGCCACCAGGCCGGTCTCGCGAGTCCAGCGCCGAGATCTGGCTGAGTTTTTCTGCCTAGGCATATCAACAGCAACGCGTCAAGAGAGCGCATGGGGTCCTCGCCATCAAGCCATGCCATTGACGAGGGTGGCGACTCCTTTGTTCGGAGTTATCTCGGTTGCTGCATCGATTCACTCACCGGATCCAGCCCATTGCCCAGGCCGCGCCAAAGGTCCTCGGCCTTGGCGCCATCAGCGTCGGGCTGGCGCTTTCCGTGGGACAGAGCCTGCAGGCCGAGCGCTCTAGCGAACGCAATCAGCACAACCGGATGGTGGCTGAGGCTCTGAAGCCGCAGCGATCGCTGCACACCACGAGCGACAACATCAGCGCAGCGACCCTCTCCGGCCAACCCGCAGCGCATTACGCCATCACACCTGAACGTCGCGCACTGCTCAACACCATCCGCTTTGCAGAAGGCACCTGGAAGGACGGCAAGGATCAGGGCTACCGCATCCTTTATGGGGGAGGTCAGTTTCAAGACCTCTCCCGCCACCCTGAACGTGTTGTAGTGAAGCGCTATTCCAGTGCCGCAGCAGGGGCCTATCAGTTCTTGCCAACCACCTGGCAGGAGGTGGCCAACAGGCTCGACCTGCCCAGCTTCGCCCCAGAGCATCAAGACCAAGCAGCGCTGCATCTCGTCGAAAAGCGTGGCGCCTTGAAGGAGATTGACCGCAATGGTCTCACCAAAGCGGCAATGAATCGGCTCGCCCCGGAATGGGCTTCCTTTCCGACCCATGCCGGCCAAAGCGCCTATGGACAGCCCGTAAAAAGCCATGCCGAGCTGGTGGCCTTCTATATGACCAATCTGAGTCAGCTGCGCCAAAGCGCCTGATAGCCAACCATCAATGATTCCGGGCTGCCCCGAAAGCAGCCCAGACAGCTCAAGCCCTGCGGCTCATCCGGAAGACCGCGAGACACGCGCCGAGAGAGCCCAAACCTCCATGACCAGTTGATGCCAGGGAGCCATCGCCTGCATCGAGACAGCGACCGGTTCAGAGGAGGCCTGCAAGAGTGAGCGTGTCGCCGCGATCGAACGCTTTCCGTCGGCAAGACGTTCAGCCAACTCAAGACGATCACCTGCCGACAGGACACCGTCAGGACATTGCTCAAGTATTACTTGCCCCCTGGTAAACCAGTGGTCGAAATCAGCTAGCAACGAAGCAAGAAGTGACGCGAGCAAGTCACCACCTTCACGATCAGAGGGCAAGTGAAACGAGCCTCGCTTTTTTGCGAGCGTACATCCACTAATAGGATGTCCGTGGCTTGCCAGCTGTGGCAGTAGCCATCGATCAGATCTCAGGACTCACGCCTCCATGCCCGTCGTCACCCTTCCAAACGGAACCACTAAAAGTTTTGACGGGCCAGTCACCATTGCAGATGTCGCTGCATCCATCGGACCCGGGCTTGCCAAAGCAGCTCTCGCAGGAGTGGTCGATGGTGAATCCTTGGATATGGCCATGCCAATCGATAAGGATGTTGATCTGCGCTTGTTAACAGCAAAAGATGCTGAAGGAATTGACATTATAAGACACTCTTTTGCTCACCTTGTAGGGCATGCAGTAAAACAGCTCTACCCGGAAGCAAGGATGGCCATCGGCCCTGTCATTAAAGACGGATTTTATTACGATATTGCCTATGAAAAACCCTTCACTCCAGAAGATTTAGAAGCTATAGAGCAACGAATGAAAGAGCTGATTGCTAAAGATTATGAGGTCAATGTTGAAGTTGTCAATCGCAATCAGGCAAAACAAGCATTCGAATCCAGAGAAGAGCCCTACAAGCTGGAAATCGTTGAAGACATTCCCGACGGCGAAACAATCAAGCTCTACCATCATGAGGAATACACAGACATGTGTCGTGGTCCTCACGTCCCCAATACAAGACACCTAAGACATTTCAAACTGATGAAAGTGTCTGGCGCTTATTGGCGAGGTGACTCCAATAACCAGATGCTTCAAAGAATCTACGGAACGGCATGGGGCACAGAAAAAGAGCTGAAATCGCACTTAAAGCAACTCGAAGAAGCTGAAAAACGAGATCATCGACGCTTGGGCCGTCAGCTCTCGCTATTTCACATTCAAGACAATGCGCCTGGCATGGTCTTTTGGCATCCACCGGGGTGGGCGATCTACCAAAAGTTGCAACAATATATCCGCAGGAGACTTCGGGAATCTGGCTACCAAGAAATCAGCACTCCACAAATTGTGGATAGAACTTTGTGGGAAAAATCAGGGCACTGGGATAAATTCAAAGAGGACATGTTTACAACATCCTCTGAAAACAGAGACTACGCGGTCAAACCGATGAATTGCCCGTGTCATGTTCAAATCTTCAACCAGGGATTACGCAGCTACAAAGATTTACCAGTCAGGCTCTCTGAGTTTGGTTCATGTCACAGAAATGAACCATCAGGAACACTGCATGGGTTAATGAGAGTCAGGAACTTCGTTCAAGACGATGGACATATCTTCTGCTCAGAAGATCAGATTCAGTCTGAAGTATCAAGCTTCATTGACCTTGTCTTTGACGTCTATAAAACACTTGGCTTTGAGAAAATTTCGATTAAACTATCAACCCGCCCTGAGAAGAGAGTGGGCAGCGATGAAGTCTGGGACAAATCTGAAAAGGCGCTACAAGACGCCTTAGAAAATAAAAACCTGGAGTGGGAGCTATACCCTGGCGAAGGTGCTTTTTATGGGCCCAAGATTGAATTCTCTCTCCAAGATTGCCTAGGAAGAGTATGGCAATGCGGAACTATTCAGGTTGATTTTTCGATGCCTGACCGACTCGACGCAAGCTTCATCGGGGAAGATGGATCTCGCCATACCCCAGTCATGCTGCACCGAGCTGTACTCGGCAGCTTTGAACGTTTCATCGGAATTCTGATTGAAAACTACGCCGGCGAGTTCCCGTTCTGGCTTGCACCGGAGCAAATTAGAATTCTTCCCGTGAGCGACGACGCAAGAGGCTTTTCTGAAACAGTTCAGACTAAATTGCTCAGTCAAGGCATCTCTGCCACTGTGGATGAATCCGGAGAGCGCCTGGGTAAACTCATTCGCAATGGAGAAAAAGCCAAGATCCCAGTGCTTGCAGTGATTGGAGCCAAAGAAGCTGAAAACAATACCGTCAGCCTTAGAAGTCGAAAGAATGGCGACTTAGGAGAAATATCTGTTAACGAATTGATCAATTATTGCAATCAAGCCAATAACAATAAATCTGAAGATGCTCTGGTTGCGGCAGTTCATTCATGAGACTGACTGACTTGAGTCGATTGAGAACTGCACCTGTTCTCAATGCAACGGAAAAGGCATTAATTGTGCCTGAGCTTCAACAGCAGATGATTTTATATCGATGGTTCACCGCAGGAATCATGGCGTTAACGGCTGATCAGGCTGTTCGATCGCTTCGCCAACTTGAACAACATCAAGCCTGGCCAGCTCATGAGCTGATTTCCGGTCCCGAACTTGATGGACCGGTTTATCTCAAAGCCAACCAGCAAACCTTGACTGCCAGATTGCGCATCGAGCACGGGTTAGGGGAAGGAATCCTGATCAGCGGTCACGGCAACGACAACACCGAGCCAAGCACCACATGGGGCCCCCTCCCGCTGGATTTCTTTGCATCCACTCCCTAGATCATTCGCCATCCGATGGCTGAGTCGATCCAATTGGTTGCCGAGTTGCAAGGCGAGCTCCAGCCTGAAGACAGCAGCCCTGATCCGCACCCATGGCAGCCAAGACCTACCTGGCAGGAGATCTTGGAGGCACAAAGACACTCCTGAGCATCTATCGGGACATTGATGGGCAGCTGAAGAAAGAGCACAGCCACCGCTACAGATCAGCGGATTGGCACGAC
This genomic window from Synechococcus sp. MIT S9220 contains:
- a CDS encoding AraC family transcriptional regulator; its protein translation is MKARKAKEYVFGDLLGMEMHCQNHYAEYFSKSNFSCNVTQLSKGELLTSSICAPIKNVHLEVFKSNQTLLYEEDANQNSVAFCWIRGQDTKSVSSTIIGGHKMRSPSIAGFNRLNKAGGNTWDIVGANTVLCCMSLKWEKLKDQIDQMNAYNAYARLEECIGIDTESECTHQLRRLFEQHFEFGLKCGQAFYDLAIATLEESSDHENLITERSDQTDLIEDLVKLLHEDRLGLPPLRIGEITKFLNSEEKSLSEVCRSNFDMSILELIKSIRLEQVKKSYLNSHVPKGLRYFTMKNNAEYYGFKNWNAFERLYFRTFSQSPEETIETASKSTVFVSDLLRSRS
- a CDS encoding YcjF family protein; the protein is MQFPVQLIRSLSLGDGTMTSGVIRRVLLSVGVIGTGQWLLSDVVHVPGGGLGVAAVAGLWWLSRPPKQPRFREPASLKGWIERCELVLNQFEELEVVLELQGLRAPREKELRRIEGFDVPLSVGVVATEGSGVPATVQLQQALAGAASLDLCLANPLPVTSTSWSWPDDLQELDVLLHVLPLPLRAADLLWLDQLPADRPVWLLLRSSVDRSAEDHLEALRCQLPERWHQCLLPWSGEAIELRGVLQPVRQQLMRAERVREGTRQRLLNNLHRRWQADLETLRRERFRLLLQRSQWIVAGVVIASPVPSVDLLAVAVGNGLMVKEMATIWSCPWSPEVLQVVARQLGSAALAQGVVELSGQALLGLAKLDGASWIAAGAMQGLSAAYLTRVVGVSMADWMALNAGVAEPDLEELKRQAPLLVARAAEQERLNLAGFAQQAREWIQERNSCTPA
- a CDS encoding DUF1824 family protein, whose protein sequence is MRLTDLSRLRTAPVLNATEKALIVPELQQQMILYRWFTAGIMALTADQAVRSLRQLEQHQAWPAHELISGPELDGPVYLKANQQTLTARLRIEHGLGEGILISGHGNDNTEPSTTWGPLPLDFFASTP
- the thrS gene encoding threonine--tRNA ligase; the protein is MPVVTLPNGTTKSFDGPVTIADVAASIGPGLAKAALAGVVDGESLDMAMPIDKDVDLRLLTAKDAEGIDIIRHSFAHLVGHAVKQLYPEARMAIGPVIKDGFYYDIAYEKPFTPEDLEAIEQRMKELIAKDYEVNVEVVNRNQAKQAFESREEPYKLEIVEDIPDGETIKLYHHEEYTDMCRGPHVPNTRHLRHFKLMKVSGAYWRGDSNNQMLQRIYGTAWGTEKELKSHLKQLEEAEKRDHRRLGRQLSLFHIQDNAPGMVFWHPPGWAIYQKLQQYIRRRLRESGYQEISTPQIVDRTLWEKSGHWDKFKEDMFTTSSENRDYAVKPMNCPCHVQIFNQGLRSYKDLPVRLSEFGSCHRNEPSGTLHGLMRVRNFVQDDGHIFCSEDQIQSEVSSFIDLVFDVYKTLGFEKISIKLSTRPEKRVGSDEVWDKSEKALQDALENKNLEWELYPGEGAFYGPKIEFSLQDCLGRVWQCGTIQVDFSMPDRLDASFIGEDGSRHTPVMLHRAVLGSFERFIGILIENYAGEFPFWLAPEQIRILPVSDDARGFSETVQTKLLSQGISATVDESGERLGKLIRNGEKAKIPVLAVIGAKEAENNTVSLRSRKNGDLGEISVNELINYCNQANNNKSEDALVAAVHS
- a CDS encoding glycoside hydrolase family 104 protein, whose product is MLHRFTHRIQPIAQAAPKVLGLGAISVGLALSVGQSLQAERSSERNQHNRMVAEALKPQRSLHTTSDNISAATLSGQPAAHYAITPERRALLNTIRFAEGTWKDGKDQGYRILYGGGQFQDLSRHPERVVVKRYSSAAAGAYQFLPTTWQEVANRLDLPSFAPEHQDQAALHLVEKRGALKEIDRNGLTKAAMNRLAPEWASFPTHAGQSAYGQPVKSHAELVAFYMTNLSQLRQSA
- the psbA gene encoding photosystem II q(b) protein, with the protein product MATAIRSGRRGSWENFCQWVTDTNNRIYVGWFGVLMIPCLLAATVCFIIAFIAAPAVDIDGIREPVAGSLIYGNNIISGAVVPSSNAIGLHFYPIWEAASLDEWLYNGGPYQLVVFHFLIGISAYMGRQWELSYRLGMRPWICVAYSAPLSAAFAVFLVYPFGQGSFSDGMPLGISGTFNFMLVFQAEHNILMHPFHMLGVAGVFGGSLFSAMHGSLVTSSLVRETTESESQNYGYKFGQEEETYNIVAAHGYFGRLIFQYASFNNSRSLHFFLAAWPVVGIWFTSMGISTMAFNLNGFNFNQSILDGQGRVLNTWADVLNRANLGMEVMHERNAHNFPLDLAAVESTPVALQAPAIG
- a CDS encoding DUF2605 domain-containing protein, with the translated sequence MPSDREGGDLLASLLASLLADFDHWFTRGQVILEQCPDGVLSAGDRLELAERLADGKRSIAATRSLLQASSEPVAVSMQAMAPWHQLVMEVWALSARVSRSSG
- a CDS encoding Nif11-like leader peptide family natural product precursor, producing the protein MSKAALHAFIDRARADQSFRDQLSELGPQEIIDFAAQSGFVFSDEIKGRFINRWAGVYFCPQAIEVGILCPGLVPEGYKNLIHYAQSTCSSSELKEEEHDFRSGKKY
- a CDS encoding helix-turn-helix domain-containing protein, whose protein sequence is MELSLPYSDPLQISETLNEMGQLTRITQFDSGAGNYSMTHSMASGISIAEIKASKTLLYEGWGTDWSVDFNWITPLKNSLAPMGICEGYEMKANSLGGLNTYNGSKGGSWGKYSPLCSSTACMLDKASLMEAMIACNAQVGIENLTSNKGLEVSDQLSHQLKRLARKDLQAGISNPSKYYDLIICCLEDGKPRAYKKGETKNHALLSEIVRLSHDTTKMSSPMTLADVCHFLNTGQASLYRVCQKYFGMGIIEMMMQVRLEESRRALLRYQDQSAAEESMIREVAIQYGFKHAGRYARRYFNSFGELPSQTLLNA
- the trpS gene encoding tryptophan--tRNA ligase; its protein translation is MGLPRVLSGVQPTGALHLGNWLGAIRNWVDLQKDHDTFFCVVDLHAITVPHDPDRLAQDTLSTAALYLACGLDPERSTVFVQSQVAAHSELCWLLNCVTPLNWLERMIQFKEKAVKQGDNVSVGLLDYPVLMAADILLYDADLVPVGEDQKQHLELARDIAQQRINARFGKAETPVLKVPKPLILKEGARVMSLTDGRSKMSKSDPNEGSRISLLDPPELIAKKVKRAKTDPERGLEFDNPDRPETDNLLGLYAILSGKGRDVVAKECTEMGWGQFKPLLAEATIAALEPIQERYRLLMDDRAQLETVLQKGRERASAVADSTVRRTRDAMGFLSAS